From the Anguilla anguilla isolate fAngAng1 chromosome 6, fAngAng1.pri, whole genome shotgun sequence genome, one window contains:
- the trib2 gene encoding tribbles homolog 2, translating into MNIQRSTPINITRYGRSRHKAHDFEELSCLRTTESVQSFSPNLGSPSPPETPNSSHCISCIGKYLLLEPLEGDHVFRAAHLHSGAELVCKVFDITRYQESLAAYFCLSAHRNINQIAEILLGDTKAYVFFERSHGDMHSFVRACKKLREDEAARLFHQIASAVAHCHDNSLVLRDLKLRKFVFKNEDRSLVMLESLEDACVLRGEDDSLSDKHGCPAYVSPEVLSGGGSYSGRAADVWSLGVMLYTMLVGRYPFHDLEPGSLFSKIRRGHFSLPESLSPKARCLIRSVLRRDPAQRLTAREVLDHPWLASSLDAPPQPGPAYGRGGADRGSWDQLVPDVNMQEDLDKFFS; encoded by the exons ATGAACATACAGAGGTCAACCCCCATTAACATAACACGTTATGGGAGATCGAGACACAAAGCGCACGACTTCGAGGAGCTCTCTTGCTTGAGGACTACAGAATCCGTTCAAAGTTTTAGCCCGAATTTGGGATCCCCGAGCCCCCCCGAGACGCCCAATTCTTCGCACTGCATTTCTTGCATTGGGAAATACCTTCTGCTGGAGCCGCTGGAAGGAGACCACGTTTTCAGGGCGGCTCATTTGCACAGCGGCGCGGAGCTCGTATGCAAG gtgTTTGATATCACTCGATATCAGGAGTCTCTGGCAGCGTACTTTTGCCTGTCTGCGCACAGGAACATAAACCAAATAGCGGAGATTCTTCTCGGAGACACAAAGGCCTACGTGTTCTTCGAGCGGAGCCATGGGGACATGCACTCGTTCGTGCGCGCCTGCAAGAAGCTGCGCGAGGACGAGGCCGCGAGACTGTTCCATCAGATAGCCTCGGCCGTCGCGCACTGCCATGACAACAGCCTGGTCCTGAGAGACCTCAAGCTGCGGAAATTCGTCTTCAAAAACGAGGACAG gaGCCTGGTGATGCTGGAAAGCCTGGAGGACGCCTGCGTTCTGCGGGGGGAGGACGACTCGCTGTCGGACAAGCACGGCTGCCCCGCCTACGTGAGCCCGGAGGTGCTGAGCGGGGGCGGGAGCTACTCGGGCCGGGCGGCGGACGTGTGGAGCCTGGGCGTGATGCTGTACACCATGCTGGTGGGCCGCTACCCGTTTCACGACCTGGAGCCGGGCTCGCTGTTCAGCAAGATCCGGCGCGGCCACTTCAGCCTGCCGGAGAGCCTGTCGCCCAAGGCCCGCTGCCTGATCCGCAGCGTCCTGCGCCGGGACCCCGCCCAGCGCCTCACCGCCCGCGAGGTCCTGGACCACCCCTGGCTCGCCTCCTCCCTGGACGCCCCGCCCCAGCCCGGCCCCGCCTACGGGCGTGGCGGCGCCGACCGGGGGTCCTGGGACCAGCTGGTGCCCGACGTCAACATGCAGGAGGACCTGGACAAGTTCTTCAGCtga